One genomic segment of Candidatus Dependentiae bacterium includes these proteins:
- a CDS encoding ankyrin repeat domain-containing protein yields MKLINVIGASLVLTAFVGRAMEPNNAVNEQLFDAVKNGNYALVEHLLNPEELSSGDLQLDMCNEKNHTLLYVAAKNGHADLVKLLLSKGANSNGGELDDDIDQKDDEHVYKYKTPLHAAARKGHLAIVRLLLDAGAHANAFITIDSVDPTKDAAAWSVLHEAAQNGHLDIVKLLLVKGADVEILYDYSSADTPLHLAAQNGYAEVVQCLLNMGFNATARNGMKKTPLHLAFENNHATVVDLLINHGARDVNNPGIHHWAHLHGAAINGNERLITFLLAQGADVNVKEIYTKNETALYRAVEAGNIGVAQLLLAKGALLDAKTTSHSTLLHAAMEDEYRFVEKIIKTPAAAEKERLEVIKLLLVLGFDANAQTNKRETPLYLLVNSYTSHSQVYYAQVIELLLSKGADITARYGNNKTLLHLAAEKGKSALIKLLIDKGLDVNAQDSEGDTPLSLAVDSYSRLAVEILLSYGASIPPHLGHGRPHHTLKDAQDNRLKLSQATEFKMIAQLLSKGAYSFPVIQMHVDNKRKELFEAIQNNNIQTVTKLLKEGFTLNTCDKEGNTLLHKAIQSNSLQVVDLLLSLGAHKYIGKANKHGFTPLQLLISKGLLVRTLSPRGSNDQDEHKVGVKRKH; encoded by the coding sequence ATGAAATTGATTAATGTAATCGGAGCTTCTTTGGTACTAACTGCTTTTGTAGGTAGAGCAATGGAGCCCAATAATGCAGTTAATGAACAACTTTTTGATGCAGTGAAAAATGGTAATTATGCTTTAGTGGAGCATCTACTTAATCCTGAGGAATTAAGTAGTGGTGATCTACAGTTAGATATGTGTAATGAAAAAAATCACACATTATTATATGTAGCTGCTAAAAATGGACATGCAGATCTAGTGAAATTATTGCTTTCTAAAGGTGCCAATAGTAATGGTGGTGAACTTGATGATGACATAGATCAAAAAGATGATGAACATGTGTACAAGTATAAAACTCCATTGCATGCAGCAGCTAGAAAAGGACATCTAGCTATAGTGAGATTATTGCTTGATGCAGGAGCTCACGCTAATGCCTTTATTACCATCGATAGTGTCGATCCGACCAAGGACGCAGCTGCCTGGTCTGTATTACATGAGGCCGCTCAAAATGGGCATCTTGATATAGTAAAATTATTGCTTGTTAAAGGTGCTGATGTTGAGATCCTTTATGACTATTCATCTGCTGATACTCCCCTGCATTTGGCTGCGCAGAATGGCTATGCAGAAGTTGTTCAATGTTTACTTAATATGGGCTTTAACGCGACTGCCCGAAATGGCATGAAAAAAACACCCTTACACCTAGCTTTTGAAAATAATCATGCAACTGTAGTAGATTTGCTTATCAATCATGGTGCTAGGGATGTCAATAACCCAGGAATACATCATTGGGCGCATTTGCATGGAGCAGCTATTAATGGTAATGAAAGATTAATTACTTTTTTACTTGCTCAAGGTGCTGATGTTAATGTTAAAGAAATATATACTAAAAATGAAACTGCGCTGTATAGGGCTGTAGAAGCCGGTAATATAGGTGTAGCGCAATTATTACTAGCTAAAGGTGCTCTTCTTGATGCTAAAACAACAAGTCACTCTACATTATTACATGCAGCTATGGAAGATGAATATCGTTTTGTTGAAAAAATTATAAAAACACCTGCAGCTGCTGAAAAAGAACGCCTAGAGGTAATTAAGCTCTTATTAGTTCTAGGTTTTGATGCTAATGCTCAAACTAATAAAAGAGAAACACCTCTTTATTTACTTGTTAATAGTTATACCTCACATTCGCAGGTGTATTATGCTCAAGTAATTGAATTGTTGTTATCTAAGGGCGCTGATATCACTGCGCGGTACGGTAATAATAAGACATTATTGCATTTAGCTGCTGAAAAGGGTAAATCAGCTTTAATTAAGTTATTAATTGATAAAGGTCTTGATGTTAATGCTCAAGATAGTGAAGGTGATACTCCTTTAAGTCTTGCTGTAGACAGCTATTCTCGGTTAGCTGTAGAGATACTATTAAGTTATGGAGCTTCTATTCCGCCGCATTTGGGGCATGGTAGACCTCATCATACTCTAAAAGACGCTCAAGATAATAGACTTAAACTTTCTCAAGCAACAGAATTTAAAATGATTGCACAACTGTTAAGCAAGGGTGCTTATTCTTTTCCTGTAATTCAAATGCATGTAGATAACAAAAGAAAAGAGTTGTTTGAAGCTATCCAAAACAACAATATCCAAACTGTTACTAAATTACTAAAAGAAGGCTTCACACTTAATACCTGTGATAAAGAAGGTAATACTCTTCTGCATAAAGCTATACAATCAAATAGTTTACAAGTTGTTGATTTGTTGCTTTCTTTAGGTGCTCATAAGTATATAGGTAAAGCTAATAAACACGGATTTACGCCTCTGCAACTCTTAATCTCTAAAGGCTTGCTTGTTAGGACATTAAGCCCACGAGGAAGTAATGATCAAGATGAGCATAAAGTAGGTGTAAAAAGAAAGCACTAA
- a CDS encoding ankyrin repeat domain-containing protein, with translation MKLINVIGIFLALTAFVGKAMKPNNSIHEQLFDAVKNGNCALVEHLLNLEELSSGDPQLDMCDQLLYVAAKHGHIDLVQLLLSKGAKSDGEQGTVYHYKLNDLTPLHAAAKKGHLAIVELLLCKKADVNLLGDYNCYSPIHLAVKNEHIAVVKVLLKYGADPNIRNEDDYTSLALAAETGNELLVKLLLNKGALLNLHGNDSCAWVTPLHVAAKKGDLALAQLLLDVGADINADLGIDEPGVTALHWAAENGHVEVVKLLLDNGAAMTSLNSCAKSPLQVAFENRHVPVVDLLINYHASYINSWEHLHGAVRNGNMKFIKFLLAKGVDVTIKDNKNRTALHSAMKNTVGKGYWYTWEEPNADKKEGVEVIKLLIDKGLEINAQDGTGNTPLCLAVEYRNRLAIEILLSYGASIRQDLLADSILQQAQDNRLKLSQTTEFKAIAQLLSKDAYAYPVIQMQVDEKRRKLFKAIQSNNVQSITKLLKEGFSLNTCDKEGNTLLHKAIESNSLQVVDLLLSLGAHKYIDKANKQGFTPMQFLVSKGLLARALSPRANADQLEQKIGVKRKH, from the coding sequence ATGAAATTAATTAATGTAATTGGGATATTTTTAGCTTTAACTGCTTTTGTAGGCAAAGCAATGAAGCCAAATAATTCAATTCATGAGCAGCTTTTTGATGCAGTGAAAAATGGTAATTGTGCTTTAGTGGAGCATCTACTCAATCTTGAAGAACTAAGTAGTGGTGATCCACAACTAGATATGTGTGATCAACTGTTATATGTAGCTGCAAAACACGGGCACATAGATTTAGTACAATTATTGCTTTCTAAAGGTGCCAAGAGTGATGGCGAACAGGGGACTGTATATCATTATAAACTTAATGATTTAACTCCCTTGCATGCAGCAGCTAAAAAAGGACATCTGGCTATAGTTGAGTTGTTGCTGTGTAAAAAAGCCGACGTTAATCTTCTGGGGGATTATAATTGTTATTCTCCGATACATTTAGCGGTTAAAAATGAGCATATTGCTGTAGTAAAAGTTTTACTTAAATATGGGGCTGATCCTAATATTAGAAATGAGGATGATTATACTTCATTAGCTTTAGCAGCTGAAACAGGTAATGAATTGTTAGTAAAATTACTTCTTAATAAAGGTGCGCTTCTTAACCTTCATGGGAACGATAGCTGCGCTTGGGTAACTCCACTGCATGTGGCAGCTAAAAAGGGAGATCTAGCTCTAGCGCAATTGTTGCTTGATGTAGGTGCTGATATCAATGCTGATCTCGGAATTGATGAGCCTGGAGTGACTGCATTGCATTGGGCTGCTGAAAACGGCCATGTAGAAGTTGTTAAACTTTTACTTGATAACGGTGCTGCTATGACTTCTCTTAATAGTTGTGCTAAATCGCCCTTGCAGGTAGCTTTTGAAAATAGGCATGTACCTGTAGTAGATTTACTTATTAATTACCATGCTAGCTACATTAACAGTTGGGAACATCTTCATGGAGCAGTTAGGAATGGCAATATGAAATTCATCAAATTTTTACTTGCCAAAGGTGTTGATGTTACTATTAAAGATAACAAAAATAGAACTGCATTACATTCAGCTATGAAAAATACGGTCGGCAAAGGGTATTGGTATACTTGGGAGGAACCTAATGCTGATAAAAAAGAGGGTGTAGAAGTAATTAAGCTATTAATTGATAAAGGTCTTGAAATTAACGCTCAAGATGGTACAGGTAATACCCCTTTATGCCTAGCTGTAGAATATAGGAATCGATTAGCTATAGAAATACTACTAAGCTATGGAGCTTCTATAAGGCAAGACTTACTAGCTGATAGTATTTTACAACAAGCTCAAGATAATAGGCTTAAACTCTCGCAAACAACAGAATTTAAAGCGATTGCTCAACTGTTGAGTAAAGATGCCTATGCTTATCCTGTAATCCAAATGCAGGTAGATGAAAAAAGGCGAAAGCTTTTTAAGGCTATTCAAAGCAACAATGTCCAATCTATTACTAAGTTATTAAAAGAAGGCTTCTCTCTTAATACCTGTGATAAAGAAGGTAATACTCTACTACATAAGGCTATAGAATCAAATAGTTTACAAGTTGTTGATTTGCTGCTTTCTTTAGGCGCTCATAAGTATATAGATAAAGCTAATAAACAAGGGTTTACGCCTATGCAATTCTTAGTCTCTAAGGGATTGCTTGCTAGGGCATTAAGTCCACGAGCAAATGCTGACCAGCTTGAGCAGAAAATAGGGGTAAAAAGAAAGCATTAA
- a CDS encoding ankyrin repeat domain-containing protein → MKYINAIGMFLVLTAFLSRAMEPNNSITEQLFDAVKNGDCSLVQDLITIQELSGVGAQLDICDKKNHTLLYVAAKHNYLDLVQLLLSKGANGDGAETNGKGKLDADDECKYLTPLHVAAKKGHVSIVKLLLDQGAQVNAVTDDWGRPIHLAVENEHMAVVEVLLEYEAEIEWKNGDGYTPLALAAATGNELLVRLLLSEDVDVNMNEDDAVPPLHAAAENGHLEIVKLLLDEGADMNEGISPDNGDLTALHKAAENGHLSVVQLLLHRGANVNAGFAGGTCGPKTSALHLAAENGHVEVVKLLLNNGAKITSRNGWSKSPLQVAFENRHVPVVDLLINYHASYINSWKHLDGAASNGNMKFIKFLLAKGVDVTIKYNKNRTALHSAMKNTVGKGYWYPWEEPNADKKERVEVIKLLIDKGLEINAQDGEGNTPLCLAVEYRNRLAIEILLSYGASIRQDLLADRTLQQAQDNRLKLSQTTEFKAIAQLLSKDAYAYPVIQMQVDKRRRKLFKAIQSNNVQSIAKLLKEGFTLNTCDKEGNTLLHKAIQSNSLQVTDLLLSLGAHKYINKPNKQGFTPLQLLVSKGLLAMILSARANADQDEHRVGVKRKH, encoded by the coding sequence ATGAAATATATTAATGCAATTGGAATGTTTTTAGTCTTAACTGCTTTTTTAAGCAGAGCAATGGAGCCCAATAATTCAATTACAGAACAGCTTTTTGATGCTGTAAAGAATGGTGATTGTTCTTTGGTTCAAGATCTAATTACTATTCAAGAGTTAAGTGGTGTTGGTGCCCAGTTAGATATATGTGATAAAAAAAATCATACACTATTATATGTAGCTGCAAAACATAATTATCTAGATTTAGTGCAATTATTGCTTTCTAAAGGTGCCAATGGTGATGGCGCAGAGACTAATGGTAAGGGTAAGTTAGATGCTGATGATGAGTGCAAATATTTAACTCCACTGCATGTAGCAGCTAAAAAAGGGCATGTGTCTATAGTAAAATTATTGCTTGACCAAGGTGCTCAGGTTAATGCTGTAACGGATGATTGGGGTCGTCCGATACATTTGGCAGTTGAAAACGAGCATATGGCTGTAGTAGAAGTCTTACTTGAGTATGAAGCTGAAATAGAATGGAAAAACGGGGATGGGTATACTCCATTGGCTTTGGCAGCTGCAACTGGCAATGAGTTGTTAGTTCGATTACTGCTCAGTGAGGATGTGGATGTTAATATGAATGAGGACGATGCCGTGCCTCCGTTGCATGCAGCAGCTGAAAATGGACATTTAGAGATAGTAAAGTTATTGCTCGATGAAGGCGCTGATATGAACGAAGGTATTAGTCCTGATAATGGTGATTTGACTGCATTACATAAGGCTGCTGAAAATGGGCATCTTTCTGTTGTCCAGTTATTGCTCCATAGAGGTGCTAATGTTAATGCTGGTTTTGCTGGAGGTACATGCGGTCCTAAAACTAGTGCATTACATTTAGCTGCGGAAAATGGCCATGTAGAGGTTGTTAAACTTTTACTTAATAACGGTGCTAAGATAACTTCTCGTAATGGTTGGTCTAAATCGCCCTTACAGGTAGCTTTTGAAAATAGGCATGTACCTGTAGTAGATTTACTTATTAATTACCATGCTAGCTACATTAACAGTTGGAAGCATCTTGATGGAGCAGCTAGTAATGGTAATATGAAATTCATCAAATTTTTACTTGCCAAAGGTGTTGATGTTACTATTAAATATAACAAAAATAGAACTGCATTACATTCAGCTATGAAAAATACGGTCGGCAAAGGGTATTGGTATCCTTGGGAGGAACCTAATGCTGATAAAAAAGAGCGTGTAGAAGTAATTAAGCTATTAATTGATAAAGGTCTTGAAATTAACGCTCAAGATGGTGAGGGTAATACCCCTTTATGCCTAGCTGTAGAATATAGGAATCGATTAGCTATAGAAATACTACTAAGCTATGGAGCTTCTATAAGGCAAGACTTACTAGCTGACCGCACTTTGCAACAAGCTCAAGATAATAGGCTTAAACTCTCGCAAACAACAGAATTTAAAGCGATTGCTCAACTGTTGAGTAAAGATGCCTATGCTTATCCTGTAATTCAAATGCAGGTAGATAAAAGAAGGCGAAAGCTTTTTAAGGCTATTCAAAGCAATAATGTCCAATCTATTGCCAAATTACTAAAAGAAGGTTTCACGCTTAATACCTGTGATAAAGAAGGTAATACTCTTCTGCATAAAGCTATACAATCAAATAGTTTACAAGTTACTGATTTGTTGCTTTCTTTAGGTGCTCATAAATATATAAATAAGCCTAATAAACAAGGCTTTACACCTCTACAACTCTTAGTCTCTAAGGGATTGCTTGCTATGATATTAAGTGCACGAGCAAATGCTGATCAAGATGAGCATAGAGTAGGTGTAAAAAGAAAGCATTAA
- the serS gene encoding serine--tRNA ligase, whose protein sequence is MIDLELLRQKPEEIKALMRKKDPSFDGEKLYQLDEKLRHLKLEVETLRHQKNELAKQGQKTVTPELREQARALSQDLKQKEQDLECVQAEFKEIYLYCPNILLSDIPEGSKEENKVVKVWGKKPDFAFTPKNHAELGALNNWFDFEAATRMTGSNFALYKGDSVKLVYSLMMFMLNNNMRHGYSPVLPPYLINYKALEGASNFPRFKDEVYSVPADDLYLTPTSEVNLTSMYRDHIFAAQDLPVRMTAWTSCFRREAGGYGAHERGLIRIHQFEKAELYTITEPQHAQQEQERMLACAESILQALGLHYQVSLLAAQDCSFASAKTYDIEVWMPGQGVYKEVSSASNCTDFQARRSEIRYRSVPGAKTQLVYTLNASSLALPRLMVALMETYQKEDGSIELPDILKSVTVGL, encoded by the coding sequence ATGATAGATTTAGAATTACTCAGACAAAAACCAGAAGAAATTAAAGCGCTTATGCGCAAAAAAGATCCCTCATTTGATGGTGAAAAATTATACCAATTAGATGAAAAACTTCGTCATCTTAAGTTAGAAGTTGAAACTCTTAGGCACCAAAAAAATGAATTGGCTAAGCAGGGCCAAAAAACAGTTACACCTGAGCTTCGTGAACAAGCGCGTGCTTTAAGTCAAGATCTAAAACAAAAAGAGCAGGATCTTGAATGCGTGCAAGCAGAATTTAAAGAAATTTATTTGTATTGCCCTAATATACTGCTTTCTGATATTCCTGAAGGTAGCAAAGAAGAAAATAAAGTAGTAAAAGTATGGGGTAAAAAGCCTGATTTTGCTTTTACTCCTAAAAACCATGCAGAGCTTGGTGCTCTTAATAACTGGTTTGATTTCGAAGCGGCTACTCGTATGACTGGCTCAAATTTTGCTCTTTATAAAGGCGACAGCGTTAAGCTGGTCTATTCTCTTATGATGTTTATGCTCAATAATAATATGCGTCATGGCTACTCGCCAGTGCTGCCACCTTATTTGATTAACTATAAAGCTCTTGAAGGGGCGAGTAATTTCCCCCGTTTTAAAGATGAAGTATACTCAGTACCTGCTGATGATTTGTATTTGACCCCCACGTCAGAAGTTAATTTAACGAGTATGTATCGCGATCATATTTTTGCAGCACAAGATCTGCCAGTTCGTATGACTGCATGGACAAGCTGCTTTAGACGAGAAGCGGGCGGATATGGTGCCCATGAGCGTGGCCTTATTCGTATTCATCAGTTTGAAAAAGCAGAGTTGTATACTATAACAGAGCCACAGCATGCTCAGCAGGAGCAAGAACGTATGCTTGCATGTGCTGAATCTATATTGCAAGCTCTTGGACTCCATTATCAAGTCAGCTTACTTGCTGCACAAGATTGTTCTTTTGCTTCTGCAAAAACATATGATATTGAAGTATGGATGCCTGGTCAAGGAGTCTACAAAGAGGTATCGTCAGCAAGTAATTGTACGGATTTTCAAGCTCGTCGTAGCGAAATAAGATATAGAAGTGTGCCTGGAGCAAAAACGCAGCTTGTTTACACGTTAAATGCCTCTTCTTTAGCCTTGCCGCGTCTTATGGTTGCCCTTATGGAAACCTATCAAAAAGAAGATGGCTCTATTGAGCTGCCAGATATACTTAAGTCTGTAACCGTAGGGCTTTAG
- a CDS encoding HU family DNA-binding protein, which yields MNKTELINSLSEETTFSKKDVSRVLEALTRIVERTLRKGDKLQWSGFGTFAVSRRPSRKGINPATKERIDLPESKTPKFKAGKNFKESIQSIR from the coding sequence ATGAACAAAACTGAGTTAATAAATTCTTTAAGCGAAGAGACTACTTTTAGTAAAAAAGATGTGTCACGTGTGCTTGAAGCTCTTACACGTATTGTTGAACGTACGTTAAGAAAAGGTGATAAATTACAATGGTCTGGCTTTGGTACTTTTGCCGTTTCACGCCGCCCATCTCGTAAAGGTATTAATCCTGCAACTAAAGAGCGTATTGATTTACCAGAATCAAAAACGCCTAAATTTAAGGCAGGTAAAAACTTTAAAGAGTCCATTCAGTCTATAAGATAA
- a CDS encoding TatD family hydrolase: MLIDTHCHINIMTKESFDTVLLPHDYQLAQQIIADAKKEEVFIIFNVGTSLIESINCIELAKKFPEIYAVVGIHPNDLSHEWRSDIAQLKKFIIAKNENKIVAIGECGLDFHYPDYDLTRQQDAFKVQIELALEHDLPLVIHTRDAGDETLRALETFKDSNLRGVIHCFSEGLVFAQDAINLGFVLGIGGTITYPKNTHLRQVVTTVGLDHIILETDAPYLPPQSLRGKKNSPKNIRVIANYIAELLETDLQTVADATTNTVKKIFKYQDSK; the protein is encoded by the coding sequence ATGCTCATAGATACACATTGTCATATTAATATTATGACCAAAGAGAGCTTTGACACAGTGCTTTTGCCTCATGATTATCAATTAGCACAACAAATCATTGCTGACGCCAAAAAGGAAGAAGTTTTTATAATTTTTAACGTTGGTACAAGCTTAATTGAAAGTATCAACTGCATAGAACTTGCTAAAAAGTTTCCCGAAATTTACGCTGTTGTAGGTATTCACCCTAACGATTTAAGCCATGAATGGCGCTCAGATATAGCTCAATTAAAAAAGTTTATCATTGCTAAGAACGAAAATAAAATAGTTGCTATCGGTGAATGTGGCCTTGATTTTCATTACCCAGATTATGATCTAACGCGACAACAAGATGCATTTAAAGTCCAGATTGAACTTGCACTTGAACATGATTTACCACTTGTTATTCATACACGTGATGCTGGTGACGAAACGCTCAGAGCACTCGAAACTTTTAAAGACAGCAATTTACGCGGCGTTATACACTGCTTTTCTGAAGGGTTAGTATTTGCTCAAGATGCTATTAATCTTGGCTTTGTGCTTGGTATAGGGGGCACTATAACCTATCCAAAAAACACTCACTTGCGACAAGTAGTTACTACCGTAGGACTTGATCATATTATTTTGGAAACTGATGCACCTTATTTGCCACCCCAAAGCCTTCGTGGTAAAAAAAACAGCCCTAAAAATATACGTGTAATAGCTAACTACATAGCTGAGTTATTAGAAACAGATTTGCAAACAGTGGCAGATGCAACAACTAATACTGTTAAAAAAATATTTAAATATCAAGATAGTAAATAA
- a CDS encoding DUF1016 domain-containing protein — MPKSKKNTSVSTVAKDYAQMLADIKLHIEIAQRKAMLSVNKELTMLYWSIGKIISQKKDNKEWRANNIETLAKDLQNEFPGIAGFSRTNIFRMKAFFLAYSQNPTAVGQLDELPLFHIPWGHNALLLERVKDINQRLWYAEKVLENGWSRSMLQIRIESNLYTRQGKAITNFKKTLPIPHSDLSQQTLKDPYLFDFLTLRENHVERDVEQGLIDHIQKFLLELGEGFAFVGRQYHLEVDNADYYLDLLFYHLKLRCYIVVELKNTEFVPEYAGKLNFYLSAVDDKVRHPADNPTIGLLLCKTKSNLTVEYALRDINKPIGVAYYQTQLIESLPKQLKGSLPTIEEIEAELQKQEMLSKKKNLRNIQNKKALF; from the coding sequence ATGCCAAAATCAAAAAAAAATACGAGTGTAAGCACTGTAGCTAAAGATTATGCCCAAATGCTAGCTGATATCAAACTTCACATTGAAATAGCACAAAGAAAAGCTATGCTTTCTGTTAACAAAGAGCTAACTATGCTTTACTGGTCTATTGGAAAAATTATATCTCAAAAAAAAGATAACAAAGAATGGCGAGCTAATAATATTGAAACTCTTGCCAAAGACTTACAAAATGAGTTCCCTGGAATCGCCGGCTTTTCAAGAACAAATATTTTTAGAATGAAAGCATTTTTCTTAGCATATTCACAAAATCCCACAGCTGTGGGACAATTAGACGAACTGCCTCTATTTCACATTCCTTGGGGACATAATGCATTACTTTTAGAGCGAGTTAAAGATATAAATCAACGTTTATGGTATGCAGAAAAAGTTCTTGAAAATGGCTGGAGCCGAAGCATGCTACAAATACGAATAGAATCCAATCTTTACACGCGTCAAGGTAAAGCTATAACTAACTTTAAAAAAACACTACCAATTCCACACTCAGACTTGTCACAGCAAACACTAAAAGATCCTTATTTATTTGATTTTCTCACCTTGCGCGAAAACCATGTTGAAAGAGATGTAGAACAAGGCCTAATTGACCACATACAAAAATTTTTACTTGAACTCGGAGAAGGTTTTGCTTTTGTTGGCCGCCAATATCACCTTGAAGTTGATAATGCAGACTACTATTTAGATTTACTATTTTATCATTTAAAACTGCGCTGCTATATAGTTGTAGAGTTAAAAAACACCGAATTTGTTCCAGAGTACGCAGGGAAACTTAATTTTTACTTATCTGCTGTTGATGACAAAGTGCGTCACCCAGCCGATAATCCCACTATAGGTCTACTACTTTGCAAAACAAAAAGCAACCTTACCGTTGAATATGCTTTACGTGATATAAACAAGCCTATAGGCGTAGCATATTATCAAACACAACTCATTGAATCTTTACCCAAACAACTTAAAGGAAGTTTGCCAACCATTGAAGAAATTGAAGCTGAACTACAAAAGCAAGAAATGCTATCTAAAAAGAAAAATTTACGAAATATACAAAATAAGAAAGCATTATTTTAG
- a CDS encoding ankyrin repeat domain-containing protein, with protein sequence MKNYFLASLLLVSLNAQAINFQITRKGLPLEQRSFNDQLLMAAAQGNLMVVQRALANGANINNKDASNNTFDTALHKAIDKNHNHVVRYLLSCKQLNINQQNRFGFTPLQAAVVGNNLSIAKLLLALGADASIKDTFNRDVFDVAKEIDTSGLVEEIDRTAILEVLNVYKEANENPSQETLDKAINLGLDFVVSKLLNIAPNDYKKYQEYAQATKKNYEQAKESKDELTMRACQIIGTMLREPMGLIGPDLYFSKTGLVAEDKLPRDVVDIIKVYLERHLPCTVPALPE encoded by the coding sequence ATGAAGAACTATTTTTTAGCAAGTTTGCTACTGGTATCGCTTAATGCTCAAGCAATTAATTTTCAGATAACTCGTAAAGGCCTTCCTCTAGAACAACGTAGTTTCAATGATCAATTGTTGATGGCTGCCGCACAGGGCAATTTAATGGTAGTGCAGCGTGCGTTAGCAAATGGAGCTAATATTAATAACAAAGATGCTTCAAATAACACATTCGATACGGCTTTACATAAAGCTATCGATAAAAATCACAATCATGTGGTACGTTATTTGCTTAGCTGTAAACAACTTAATATTAATCAACAGAATCGCTTTGGCTTTACACCTTTACAGGCTGCTGTGGTTGGAAATAACTTATCAATAGCAAAATTATTATTAGCCCTTGGTGCTGATGCTTCAATAAAAGATACTTTTAATAGAGATGTCTTCGATGTAGCTAAAGAAATAGATACTTCCGGTTTAGTTGAGGAAATAGATAGAACAGCAATACTGGAAGTTTTAAACGTCTATAAAGAAGCTAATGAGAACCCAAGTCAAGAGACATTAGACAAAGCTATAAATCTTGGACTAGACTTTGTAGTAAGCAAATTGCTTAACATAGCTCCTAATGACTATAAAAAGTATCAAGAATATGCTCAAGCTACAAAGAAGAACTATGAGCAGGCAAAAGAAAGTAAAGATGAACTTACTATGCGTGCTTGTCAGATTATTGGAACGATGTTAAGAGAACCCATGGGTCTTATTGGTCCTGATTTATATTTCTCAAAAACTGGATTAGTCGCAGAAGACAAATTGCCTCGTGATGTTGTTGATATTATCAAAGTTTACTTGGAAAGACACCTTCCCTGCACTGTGCCCGCTTTGCCTGAGTAA
- a CDS encoding dual specificity protein phosphatase family protein: MAFCNYFFTIILFSCFFNTPNSVSSDLSGVRPNANTYWVMPNKLLAGEYPLDLKNTRGTKKIKSYLDAGITFFLDLTQSHEVKAYDTYISTLGEGYVYKRMPIKDMKAPSKAYMAEILDTIDQAVGDGHVVYVHCRAGIGRTGTVVGAYLVRHGMTGEQALQHIAQLWKTVAKSSSNKYSPKALQQREFIRKYR; encoded by the coding sequence ATGGCATTTTGCAACTACTTTTTTACTATTATATTATTTTCTTGTTTTTTTAATACGCCTAATTCTGTATCAAGTGATTTGTCAGGTGTTAGGCCAAATGCAAATACTTACTGGGTTATGCCTAATAAATTGTTGGCTGGTGAATATCCTTTAGACTTAAAAAATACACGCGGTACAAAAAAAATAAAAAGCTACCTGGATGCTGGTATTACTTTTTTTCTAGATCTTACTCAATCACATGAAGTTAAAGCGTACGATACTTATATTTCTACCTTGGGTGAAGGCTATGTGTATAAAAGGATGCCTATAAAAGATATGAAAGCACCAAGCAAAGCATATATGGCTGAAATCTTAGACACAATAGATCAAGCAGTTGGTGATGGTCATGTTGTGTATGTTCATTGTCGGGCTGGCATTGGTCGTACTGGTACGGTAGTAGGGGCTTATTTAGTACGTCATGGTATGACTGGAGAGCAGGCTCTACAGCATATAGCACAGTTATGGAAAACTGTAGCAAAATCAAGTTCAAATAAATACTCTCCTAAGGCGTTACAACAAAGAGAATTTATAAGAAAATATAGATAA